Proteins encoded within one genomic window of Deltaproteobacteria bacterium:
- the queD gene encoding 6-carboxytetrahydropterin synthase QueD: MYEIKIKTDFAAAHCLREVGGKCESLHGHNFTVEVAVESEALDELGMVIDFRILKTKTQAVLQALDHRYLNELPLFKGKNPSSENLASYIFEELARQIDQQGYWVSWVAVWESETSRATYRRTGK, from the coding sequence ATGTACGAAATCAAAATCAAAACCGATTTTGCCGCGGCTCATTGCCTGCGGGAAGTCGGGGGAAAGTGTGAATCCTTGCACGGGCATAATTTCACCGTCGAGGTGGCCGTAGAATCCGAAGCCCTGGATGAACTGGGAATGGTCATAGATTTTCGAATTCTAAAAACCAAAACCCAGGCTGTACTTCAGGCTTTGGACCACCGTTACTTGAACGAACTGCCCCTCTTCAAAGGGAAAAATCCATCCTCCGAGAATCTCGCGTCATACATTTTTGAAGAGCTTGCTCGCCAGATTGACCAGCAGGGTTACTGGGTAAGCTGGGTTGCGGTATGGGAATCGGAGACTTCCCGGGCCACTTATCGCAGGACAGGAAAATGA
- a CDS encoding sugar phosphate isomerase/epimerase family protein has product MKIGMMNNPRFDLCAEIAWAKKNGFDYLDLTLEPPAVQPGKIKIPEVKRALQDFNLGIVGHTAYYLPIASPYDTLRRSALEEMHRALQVFAEIGAPTVTVHPDKSIPFSLSPKEIMQKNLQSLEEILRLAEPLGLRILIENMDRTFNTVEQIQEALGRMSQLGFHLDVGHANLNVERNRTGQFLQAFRERLFHVHFSDNFGKSEDLHLPLGAGNIPWPKIIGLLKDSGYDGTITLEIFSADRRYLLFSRDKVRGLWGS; this is encoded by the coding sequence ATGAAGATCGGGATGATGAACAATCCCCGTTTTGATCTTTGCGCCGAAATCGCCTGGGCAAAAAAGAACGGATTTGATTACCTCGACCTCACCTTGGAACCTCCCGCCGTTCAACCGGGGAAGATCAAGATTCCGGAAGTGAAAAGAGCATTACAAGATTTTAACCTCGGGATTGTAGGGCATACCGCCTATTACCTGCCCATCGCTTCTCCGTATGACACCCTACGCCGATCCGCCCTGGAAGAAATGCACCGGGCGCTTCAGGTTTTTGCAGAGATCGGAGCGCCCACCGTGACGGTCCACCCGGATAAATCCATTCCTTTTTCCTTAAGCCCAAAAGAAATTATGCAAAAAAACCTGCAATCTTTGGAAGAAATTTTGAGGTTGGCCGAACCCTTGGGTCTTCGGATTCTTATCGAAAATATGGATCGCACTTTTAATACCGTAGAGCAGATCCAAGAGGCCCTTGGCCGGATGTCCCAGCTTGGTTTTCATCTGGATGTAGGCCATGCCAATCTCAATGTCGAACGAAACCGGACCGGACAATTCCTCCAGGCTTTTCGGGAGAGGTTATTCCATGTCCATTTCTCGGATAATTTCGGCAAAAGCGAAGACCTGCATTTGCCCTTGGGCGCGGGCAACATCCCATGGCCCAAAATCATTGGACTTTTGAAAGATTCCGGTTACGACGGGACGATTACCCTCGAAATTTTTTCAGCGGATCGAAGATATCTTCTCTTCAGCCGGGATAAAGTAAGGGGACTCTGGGGAAGCTGA